Proteins co-encoded in one Setaria viridis chromosome 9, Setaria_viridis_v4.0, whole genome shotgun sequence genomic window:
- the LOC117837267 gene encoding transcriptional corepressor LEUNIG_HOMOLOG, whose translation MARTNWEADKMLDVYIYDYLVKRNLQATAKAFIAEGKVATDPVAIDAPGGFLFEWWSIFWDIFHSSTAKPASSSASGPPLHDINKSREHQMRLQLLHQHNAAQLHTRGPDVSAVLASKMMEDRIRNPNPADSDASQHLLDANRIALLKSPPNQTGPPPMQQQQIHPRNQQLDIKPDVAMPQRTVPADHSSLYASGMMHPKPPLLAAGLNQAGGSVPLKGWPLTVTGIDQLRSNFGAQKQLVPSSNQFQLLSPQQQLIAQAQTPNDLTRMSSPAPSASPNVRSDDPDYLMKLKMAQMQQPSGYRPMELQQPQQQVVKNIKFLCSLLWQILNEFTYFLVIQNTRKRKPTSSGAANSTGTGNTVGPSPPSTPSTHTPGGGVPVTSNANILQKSSMICGTDGTSGLASSSNQMDTLDSFVDFDENVDSFLSNDDGDGRDMFAALKKGSSEHNSESLKGLSLSEVGNNRTSNNKVVCCHFSTDGKLLASAGHEKKVFLWNMDNFKMDTKIEDHTNFITDIRFKTNSTQLATSSSDGTVRLWNAADESGTLQTFHGHTSHVTSVDFHPRLTEVLCSCDDNGEIRFWKVGQTTSTHVLRAKQGGTGRVRFQPRSGQLLAVAGGSMVNIFDVEKQANLPSPAKVHNSEVNCVCWDESGEYLASVSQDTVKVWSVSSGACIHERRSHGNQYQSCVFHPRYPKVLIVGGYQTLELWSLSDNQRNPIQAHEGLVAALAHSPFTGMIASASHDRYVKLWK comes from the exons ATGGCGCGGACCAACTGGGAGGCCGATAAGAT GCTCGACGTCTACATCTACGACTACCTGGTCAAGCGCAACCTTCAGGCCACCGCCAAGGCCTTCATCGCCGAGGGCAAGGTCGCCACCGACCCCGTCGCCATCGACGCCCCCGGCGGCTTCCTCTTTGAGTGGTGGTCCATCTTCTGGGACATCTTCCACTCCTCCACCGCAAaaccagcctcctcctccgcctccggtcCTCCCCTTCACGAT ATCAACAAGTCGAGGGAGCACCAGATGAGGCTCCAGCTACTGCACCAACACAACGCCGCCCAACTCCACACCAGAGGACCTGACGTCTCCGCCGTCCTCGCTTCCAAAATGATGGAGGACCGCATCAGGAACCCCAACCCGGCCGACTCTGACGCATCACAGCATCTCCTAGACGCAAATAGGATCGCACTTCTCAAGTCACCACCTAACCAAACTGG GCCACCCcctatgcagcagcagcagattcACCCAAGAAACCAGCAACTT GACATCAAGCCCGATGTTGCTATGCCACAGAGAACAGTGCCAGCGGACCATTCTTCATTATATGCATCAGGGATGATGCACCCAAAACCTCCATTACTCGCCGCTG GACTAAATCAAGCTGGAGGAAGTGTGCCGCTCAAAGGCTGGCCTCTAACG GTCACAGGTATCGACCAACTCCGGTCCAATTTTGGTGCGCAGAAGCAgttggtgccatcttcaaaccaGTTCCAACTTTTGTCACCACAACAACAGTTGATTGCTCAGGCACAAACACCGAATGACCTTACTAGAATGAGTTCTCCAGCACCATCTGCTTCACCGAATGTTCGATCAGATGATCCGGATTATTTGATGAAG TTGAAGATGGCCCAGATGCAGCAGCCCTCAGGCTACCGGCCTATGGAATTGCAACAGCCGCAACAACAGGTGGTGAAGAACATCAAGTTTCTTTGTAGCCTCTTGTGGCAGATACTAAACGAGTTTACCTATTTTCTTGTCATCCAGAACACTAGAAAGCGGAAGCCAACTTCTTCTGGAGCAGCTAATAGTACTGGCACAGGAAATACTGTTGGGCCTTctcctccatcaactccatccaCTCATACTCCAGGTGGTGGGGTACCAGTGACTAGCAATGCTAATATTTTACAGAAGAGTTCAATGATTTGCGGCACGGATGGAACCAGTGGACTTGCCTCGTCCTCAAATCAGATG GATACTTTGGATAGTTTTGTTGATTTTGATGAAAATGTTGATTCATTCTTGTCGAATGATGATGGAGACGGAAGAGACATGTTTGCAGCATTGAAAAAAGGGTCTTCAGAGCACAATTCAGAGTCCTTAAAGG gTCTCTCCTTGAGTGAGGTAGGTAACAACCGCACAAGCAACAACAAGGTTGTTTGCTGTCACTTCTCTACAGATGGAAAGTTATTAGCTAGTGCTGGCCATGAGAAGAAG GTCTTCCTCTGGAATATGGATAATTTTAAGATGGATACCAAAATAGAAGACCACACAAACTTTATCACAGACATAAGGTTCAAAACTAATTCCACTCAGTTGGCTACATCATCTTCTGATGGAACTGTTCGACTTTGGAATGCTGCTGAT GAAAGTGGCACTTTACAAACTTTTCATGGGCATACCTCTCATGTAACGTCAGTAGATTTTCACCCAAGATTGACAGAGGTCCTTTGCTCTTGTGATGACAATGGAGAAATTCGCTTCTGGAAAGTTGGTCAAACTACATCGACCCATGTTTTAAGG GCGAAGCAGGGTGGTACCGGAAGAGTCAGGTTTCAGCCACGAAGTGGGCAGCTCCTAGCTGTGGCAGGTGGAAGCATGGTGAACATTTTTGATGTTGAAAAGCAGGCAAACTTACCCTCTCCAGCAAAG GTTCACAACAGTGAGGTAAACTGTGTGTGCTGGGATGAAAGTGGTGAATATCTGGCTTCTGTAAGTCAAGACACTGTGAAAGTGTGGTCAGTATCGTCAGGAGCGTGCATTCATGAGCGAAGATCTCATGGGAACCAATATCAGTCATGCGTGTTCCACCCGAGATACCCAAAAGTGTTGATTGTTGGTGGTTATCAG ACGCTGGAGCTATGGAGCTTATCGGATAACCAGAGGAACCCAATCCAGGCGCACGAGGGGCTGGTAGCTGCTCTGGCACACTCCCCGTTCACGGGGATGATTGCCTCTGCCAGTCATGACAGATACGTGAAGCTCTGGAAGTAG